One window of Fusobacterium polymorphum genomic DNA carries:
- a CDS encoding NAD(P)-dependent oxidoreductase — MEKNKLKILFLDRNAVGPYELKGIFSKYGKYTELNLTNNDDIASYLKDYDVVILNRIKLGKKEFEKAPHLKLVLLTGTGYNHIDLVAAKEHGVIIANVANYSTNSVSQLTMTLLLNELTRAERLSQEVKQNKWEEISNKMDRYYHVDTEGKVLGILGHGNIGKKVENYAKSFGMEVMIAKIPGREYTDNLDNRFDLDEVLEKCDIFSIHAPLTDLTKNLINLDRMKKMKKSAIILNLGRGPIINEDDLYYALKNNIIASAATDVMTTEPPQKDCKLLELDNFTVTPHLAWKSQKSLERLFAEIENNLNLFLENKLIGVESK; from the coding sequence ATGGAAAAAAATAAGTTAAAAATATTATTTTTAGACAGAAATGCAGTAGGACCTTATGAATTAAAAGGGATATTTTCAAAGTATGGTAAATACACAGAGCTTAATCTTACAAATAATGATGATATAGCAAGTTATTTAAAAGATTATGATGTTGTAATTTTAAATAGAATTAAATTAGGTAAAAAAGAATTTGAAAAAGCCCCTCATTTAAAATTAGTTTTATTAACTGGAACTGGATATAATCATATAGATTTAGTTGCAGCAAAGGAACATGGAGTAATTATTGCCAATGTAGCTAATTACTCTACTAATTCAGTATCTCAACTAACAATGACACTTTTACTAAATGAGTTAACAAGAGCTGAAAGATTAAGTCAAGAAGTAAAACAAAATAAATGGGAAGAAATTTCTAATAAAATGGATAGATACTATCATGTAGACACAGAAGGAAAAGTTTTAGGAATTTTAGGACATGGAAACATAGGAAAAAAAGTTGAAAACTATGCTAAAAGTTTTGGTATGGAAGTTATGATAGCTAAAATTCCTGGAAGAGAATATACAGATAATCTAGATAATAGGTTTGACTTAGATGAAGTCTTAGAAAAATGTGATATTTTCTCTATACATGCACCATTGACTGATTTAACAAAAAATTTAATAAATTTAGATAGAATGAAAAAAATGAAAAAATCTGCAATAATTTTAAATCTAGGAAGAGGTCCTATAATAAATGAGGATGACTTATATTATGCTTTAAAGAATAATATAATTGCCTCAGCAGCAACAGATGTTATGACAACAGAGCCTCCTCAAAAAGATTGTAAGTTACTTGAATTAGATAATTTTACAGTGACTCCTCATTTAGCTTGGAAATCACAAAAAAGTTTGGAAAGACTTTTTGCAGAAATTGAAAATAACCTTAATTTATTTTTAGAAAATAAATTAATAGGTGTAGAAAGTAAATAG
- the cbiT gene encoding precorrin-6Y C5,15-methyltransferase (decarboxylating) subunit CbiT: MHIYDKEFTQTELPMTKQEIRAVSIAKLMLKPNSILIDVGAGTGTIGIEAATYMPQGKVYAIEKEEKGLDTIKLNAEKFNLDNFELIHGKAPDAIPNIPYDRMFIGGSTGGLEEIINHFLIYAKDEAILVINCITLETQSKSLEILKEKGFKDIEVITVTVGRAKRVGPYTMMFGENPICIIKVIKRNK; encoded by the coding sequence ATGCACATATATGATAAAGAGTTTACTCAAACTGAGTTACCAATGACAAAACAAGAAATAAGAGCAGTTTCTATAGCTAAACTTATGTTAAAACCAAATTCAATCTTAATTGATGTTGGAGCAGGAACAGGAACAATAGGAATAGAGGCAGCAACTTATATGCCACAAGGAAAAGTCTATGCAATAGAAAAGGAAGAAAAAGGTTTAGATACTATAAAATTAAATGCTGAAAAATTTAATCTTGATAACTTTGAATTAATTCATGGTAAAGCACCTGATGCCATTCCAAATATTCCTTATGACAGAATGTTTATCGGTGGTTCAACTGGTGGATTGGAAGAAATTATAAATCACTTCTTAATTTATGCAAAAGATGAAGCTATACTAGTTATCAATTGTATTACTCTTGAAACTCAATCTAAATCTTTAGAAATACTAAAAGAAAAAGGTTTTAAAGATATCGAAGTTATAACAGTTACTGTTGGTAGAGCAAAAAGAGTTGGACCTTATACTATGATGTTTGGTGAAAATCCTATTTGTATAATCAAGGTTATCAAAAGAAATAAATAA
- the cbiE gene encoding precorrin-6y C5,15-methyltransferase (decarboxylating) subunit CbiE translates to MITIKEWLVNVVQLNKINVVGLGPGNMKYLSTAGIDCIKEAEIIIGSTRQLSDLKTIISEKQEIYILGKLNELIGYLKENIERKITIIVSGDTGYYSLVPYLSKNLSKDILNIIPNISSYQYLFSKIGENWQNFRLASVHGREFDYIKNIDDEDIAGLVLLTDDIQNPYEVSKNLYNSGIRNLTVIVGENLSYDNEKITILEIEDYEKLNRKFDMNVLILKKGENYGKK, encoded by the coding sequence GTGATAACTATCAAAGAATGGTTGGTGAATGTGGTGCAATTAAATAAAATAAATGTAGTAGGTTTAGGACCTGGGAATATGAAATACCTTTCTACTGCTGGAATTGATTGTATAAAAGAGGCAGAAATTATAATTGGAAGTACAAGACAACTTTCAGATTTAAAAACTATTATTTCAGAAAAACAAGAAATATATATTTTAGGAAAATTAAATGAGCTTATAGGTTATTTAAAAGAAAATATAGAAAGAAAAATAACAATTATAGTTTCAGGAGATACAGGATATTATAGTTTAGTTCCTTATCTATCAAAGAATTTATCTAAGGATATTTTAAATATTATTCCTAATATTTCATCTTATCAATATTTATTTTCAAAAATAGGTGAAAATTGGCAAAATTTTAGATTGGCAAGTGTACATGGTAGAGAGTTTGACTATATTAAAAACATAGATGATGAAGATATTGCAGGTTTAGTTTTGCTTACAGATGATATACAAAATCCTTATGAAGTTTCTAAAAATCTATATAATAGTGGAATTAGAAATTTAACTGTTATAGTTGGAGAAAATTTATCCTATGATAATGAAAAAATTACCATATTAGAAATAGAAGACTATGAAAAATTAAATAGAAAATTTGATATGAATGTTTTAATTTTAAAGAAAGGAGAAAACTATGGAAAAAAATAA